A single Haloglycomyces albus DSM 45210 DNA region contains:
- a CDS encoding DNA polymerase III subunit delta': protein MAAPVFDELIGQVELADTLSAAASDSAVGLTHAWLFTGPPGSGRSTAALAFAAALECPRGGCGDCSVCHTVLGGTHSDVTRVIPEGLSIGVDSVRRLIQGASRTPTSAPWRVLIVEDADRLTEAAGNALLKAIEEPPRATVFLLCAPSDNPAEISITIRSRCRHKALRQPPVAAVSRLLMERDGVSEREARLYAGATSGHIGRARRLATDPTAQARRDAVLAIPRSLSGLSACFTAAAELVETAEAEAADSYAEQSDQERADLETALGKGGTGKGATKAARGSAGALKDLEKKQKTRDTRAQRDSLDRALVDLADFYRDALVTRLGAPVRLVHTDVSDVTRAAATKMSPEALLRRINAIMDCRRSLARNVRPRIAVEAMMCKLWRSLHYYSVCGAT, encoded by the coding sequence ATGGCAGCACCCGTATTCGACGAACTCATCGGCCAGGTTGAGCTCGCCGATACTCTCAGCGCTGCCGCCTCCGATTCCGCAGTCGGTTTGACCCACGCCTGGCTCTTCACCGGTCCGCCCGGATCGGGACGGTCGACGGCGGCGTTGGCCTTCGCCGCCGCGCTCGAGTGTCCGCGCGGCGGTTGTGGCGATTGCTCCGTGTGCCATACGGTTTTGGGAGGCACCCATTCCGATGTCACCCGAGTGATACCCGAAGGGCTCTCCATCGGGGTGGACAGTGTCCGCCGTTTGATTCAAGGCGCCTCTCGCACCCCCACGTCGGCACCGTGGCGCGTTCTCATCGTGGAGGACGCCGATCGACTCACCGAAGCGGCCGGGAACGCCCTGCTCAAAGCCATCGAAGAGCCTCCCCGTGCGACGGTGTTCCTGTTGTGCGCGCCCTCGGACAACCCCGCCGAAATCAGCATCACCATCCGTTCCCGTTGCCGCCACAAGGCCCTGCGGCAGCCTCCGGTCGCAGCGGTAAGCCGCCTCCTGATGGAACGTGACGGTGTCTCCGAACGCGAGGCGCGGCTGTACGCCGGTGCCACGTCGGGCCATATCGGCAGGGCACGGCGTTTGGCCACCGATCCCACGGCACAGGCGCGGAGGGACGCGGTATTGGCGATCCCCCGCTCTCTCTCCGGACTGAGTGCCTGTTTCACCGCGGCCGCGGAGTTGGTGGAAACCGCCGAAGCGGAAGCGGCCGACAGCTACGCCGAGCAGTCCGACCAGGAGCGTGCCGATTTGGAAACCGCCCTGGGTAAAGGTGGTACCGGTAAGGGCGCCACCAAGGCCGCCCGTGGTTCGGCGGGGGCGTTGAAGGATCTGGAGAAGAAGCAGAAAACGCGGGATACCCGCGCGCAACGTGATTCTCTGGACCGCGCCCTGGTCGATCTGGCCGATTTCTATCGCGACGCGCTCGTCACGCGTTTGGGAGCTCCGGTCCGACTGGTACACACCGACGTCTCCGACGTCACCCGAGCGGCGGCGACGAAGATGTCGCCCGAGGCCTTGCTACGGCGTATCAACGCCATTATGGACTGCCGCCGTTCCCTGGCCAGGAATGTTCGCCCACGCATTGCCGTCGAGGCGATGATGTGCAAATTGTGGCGTTCGTTACATTACTATTCGGTATGCGGCGCGACATGA
- the tmk gene encoding dTMP kinase, whose translation MANAAADLRTVIRIGPFRKLWTVLGLASFGDWLGLFATAGFAQSLFDDPTAKGLAFAGVIVLRLLPSLVFGPIAGVLADRFDRRITMSTCDVLRFLLIASTPTVYVLTENVAFTMVWLGVAQILIELVVMAWMPAKEASIPNLLPHSKLETANQLTLATTYGLAPPLAFGVLALLERGASQWSAWGMFGEPMVLALYIDAAMFLIAAVTVFFFIPEISGRDRQETPKPQSMWRDFVDGLGYLRGHELVRGLIIGILGAFSGAGILIGVGQTYAIDLGGGGAAFNTLAAVLFIGLGSGIVFGPKLVGSLSRPRWFAVSIMVAALGLVADALAPILHLGLIGSFVIGLGAGMAFLAGITLLQREVHDDVRGRMFSFIAISARVVLMAAMVISAPLAGWATTWLSYGYISPSRVLLLVAALLVGILGVYAFRRMDDKPGVNLFGDLWRSITRKDSAPTGSANAPGVFIVFEGGEGSGKTTQVLKLVAWFKQSGYDVVHTREPGGTQLGSRIRSLILDAKNSDAPSDRAEALLYAADRAHHVNTVIKPALAEGKVVISDRYLDSSIAYQGAGRGLGADDIAGLSKWATDGLTPDLTILLDVDPAVGVARAKGDSTGDRIEQETVDFHTTVRESFLALARKRPGRYLVVPVTGDPGAIADDILNDVRQRLNMEQLRRAGQSDWPDLDSSFSTPNNGSRSNGTRHSPHERDGDVKATTMTYDGTDH comes from the coding sequence ATGGCCAATGCCGCAGCTGATCTCCGTACCGTAATTCGCATCGGGCCATTCCGAAAGTTGTGGACGGTACTGGGGCTGGCCTCTTTCGGTGACTGGCTGGGGCTGTTCGCTACCGCTGGATTCGCGCAGTCGCTGTTCGACGACCCCACCGCCAAGGGTCTGGCCTTCGCGGGTGTCATTGTTCTGCGTCTGCTTCCGTCGTTGGTGTTCGGACCGATCGCGGGCGTGTTGGCCGATCGATTCGATCGGCGCATCACCATGTCCACCTGCGATGTGCTGCGCTTCCTCCTTATTGCTTCCACCCCAACGGTTTATGTCCTCACCGAGAACGTCGCCTTCACCATGGTGTGGCTGGGGGTGGCTCAGATCCTCATCGAACTGGTGGTCATGGCCTGGATGCCCGCCAAGGAAGCGTCCATCCCCAATCTGTTGCCGCACAGTAAGCTTGAGACGGCCAATCAACTGACCTTGGCCACGACGTACGGGCTGGCTCCGCCTCTGGCCTTCGGCGTCTTGGCTCTTCTTGAACGCGGTGCTTCCCAATGGTCCGCCTGGGGCATGTTCGGTGAACCCATGGTGTTGGCGCTCTACATTGACGCGGCAATGTTCCTCATCGCCGCCGTTACCGTTTTCTTCTTCATTCCCGAGATTTCCGGCCGTGACCGCCAGGAGACCCCCAAACCGCAGTCGATGTGGCGCGATTTCGTCGACGGCCTCGGCTATCTGCGGGGCCACGAACTGGTGCGGGGACTGATCATCGGGATCTTGGGCGCCTTCAGCGGTGCCGGTATTCTCATCGGCGTGGGTCAGACCTATGCCATCGACCTCGGCGGAGGCGGCGCGGCGTTCAACACGCTCGCCGCGGTCCTCTTCATCGGTCTGGGATCGGGAATCGTGTTCGGCCCCAAGCTCGTGGGTTCGCTGTCGCGTCCCCGTTGGTTCGCCGTATCCATCATGGTGGCCGCGTTGGGTCTGGTCGCCGACGCGCTCGCTCCGATCCTGCATCTCGGTCTGATCGGTTCGTTCGTCATCGGTCTGGGTGCGGGAATGGCGTTCCTGGCCGGAATCACCTTGCTGCAACGTGAGGTGCACGACGACGTCCGCGGGCGCATGTTCTCCTTTATCGCCATCTCCGCGCGGGTGGTCCTCATGGCCGCCATGGTGATTTCCGCCCCGCTGGCGGGTTGGGCCACCACCTGGTTGAGCTACGGATATATCAGCCCCAGCCGTGTCCTACTGTTGGTCGCGGCGCTATTGGTGGGGATTCTGGGCGTCTACGCTTTCCGTCGGATGGACGACAAACCGGGGGTGAACCTCTTCGGCGACCTCTGGCGTTCGATCACGCGTAAGGACAGCGCTCCCACCGGTTCGGCCAACGCTCCGGGAGTGTTCATCGTCTTCGAAGGCGGGGAAGGCAGCGGTAAGACCACTCAGGTCCTCAAGCTCGTCGCCTGGTTCAAGCAGTCCGGCTACGACGTCGTCCACACTCGGGAACCGGGCGGGACCCAGCTCGGCAGTCGGATTCGTTCGCTCATCTTGGATGCCAAGAATTCCGACGCGCCGTCCGACCGTGCCGAGGCGCTGCTGTACGCCGCCGATCGCGCCCATCACGTGAACACCGTGATCAAGCCGGCTCTGGCCGAGGGCAAGGTCGTCATCTCCGACCGATACCTGGACTCCTCGATCGCTTATCAGGGCGCCGGTCGTGGTTTGGGGGCCGATGACATCGCCGGATTGTCCAAGTGGGCCACCGACGGGTTGACACCGGATCTCACCATTCTTCTGGACGTCGATCCCGCCGTCGGTGTGGCACGCGCCAAAGGAGACAGCACGGGGGATCGCATCGAGCAGGAAACCGTTGACTTCCATACCACCGTTCGCGAGAGCTTCCTGGCTCTGGCTCGCAAACGACCCGGACGTTACCTCGTCGTTCCCGTCACGGGCGATCCAGGCGCGATAGCCGATGATATCCTGAACGACGTGCGGCAACGCTTGAACATGGAGCAATTGCGTCGGGCCGGACAATCCGACTGGCCGGACTTGGACTCCTCGTTCTCCACACCGAACAACGGTTCGCGTTCCAACGGCACGCGTCATTCTCCACATGAGCGTGACGGTGATGTCAAGGCAACGACGATGACTTACGACGGCACGGATCACTAG
- the eccD gene encoding type VII secretion integral membrane protein EccD: MSSQSATLTRVTIISPRSRIDLALPSDVPMADMLPTVLQQAGEYYIDEALDSGGWILSRLGDDPIDMGQSCSQLAVHDGDILYLNPANSAKPEVVFDDVIDAIATATEARTDKWNHKATKRFATALGTIALCTGALAVLLAGPPHFPGATTALGAGIVLIGVAAILSRAVGEARAATYFGITGVCYGAVGGLLILAGDHSLFELGEPHLFMVASVVVLYSVIGIVAIGTMSSAPVFVTTIFSALVLGISVGVKMLFGEGGDAALAASIAAALALSLIPFAPKFALGMAKVPVPTLPNTSDELKSAGEENVDGKKILQLSQYAGNFLAAMYAFVAVVGFVSALTLAFSGKLPGLILATVISLILLSRARTIETYSARLAVMAAGLGGLGATLAAIFVAGSLLIKLVAVLGALVLLTVITMGYGLAVSGKKLPPTYGRMLDIFEALMIVSLIPLTGWMAGWYMWGLAIKG, translated from the coding sequence GTGAGCAGCCAATCGGCGACTCTCACTAGGGTCACCATTATCAGCCCACGCAGTCGTATCGACCTGGCATTGCCTTCGGACGTGCCAATGGCCGACATGCTCCCCACCGTCCTTCAACAAGCCGGGGAGTACTACATCGACGAGGCACTGGACAGCGGAGGCTGGATTCTCAGCCGCCTCGGAGACGACCCGATCGACATGGGTCAGTCCTGTTCTCAACTCGCCGTTCACGACGGCGACATACTTTATCTCAACCCGGCCAACTCGGCGAAGCCCGAAGTCGTCTTCGACGACGTCATCGACGCCATCGCCACCGCCACCGAAGCACGCACGGACAAGTGGAACCACAAGGCCACCAAACGATTCGCCACCGCGCTCGGCACCATTGCCCTGTGCACGGGGGCGCTCGCGGTGCTGCTGGCCGGTCCGCCGCACTTCCCGGGAGCGACCACGGCCCTGGGGGCCGGAATCGTTCTGATCGGGGTGGCGGCCATTCTCTCCCGCGCCGTCGGTGAGGCACGAGCGGCGACGTACTTCGGGATCACGGGTGTCTGCTACGGAGCCGTGGGTGGGCTCCTCATCCTGGCGGGCGATCACTCGCTCTTCGAGCTCGGAGAACCACACCTGTTCATGGTGGCCTCGGTCGTGGTGCTGTATTCGGTGATCGGCATCGTGGCGATCGGAACCATGAGTTCCGCCCCCGTCTTCGTGACCACGATCTTCTCCGCTTTGGTGCTCGGCATCAGCGTGGGAGTCAAGATGCTCTTCGGGGAAGGCGGCGACGCGGCCCTGGCCGCCTCCATCGCGGCGGCGCTGGCGCTCAGCCTGATTCCCTTCGCACCCAAATTCGCCCTGGGAATGGCGAAGGTTCCCGTGCCCACGCTCCCCAACACCAGCGACGAACTGAAGAGCGCCGGGGAAGAGAACGTCGACGGCAAGAAGATCCTCCAACTCAGCCAGTACGCGGGGAACTTCCTCGCCGCGATGTACGCCTTTGTGGCCGTGGTGGGATTCGTTTCCGCTCTCACTCTCGCGTTCTCCGGGAAGCTCCCCGGTTTGATTCTGGCGACGGTGATCTCGTTGATTCTCCTGAGCCGGGCGCGGACGATCGAAACGTATTCGGCCCGACTCGCGGTCATGGCCGCCGGTCTCGGTGGACTGGGAGCGACCCTGGCGGCGATCTTCGTGGCCGGGTCCCTTCTGATCAAGTTGGTGGCCGTCCTGGGTGCCTTGGTTCTGTTGACCGTCATCACCATGGGGTACGGACTGGCCGTGTCCGGCAAGAAACTGCCCCCGACCTATGGCCGTATGCTCGATATCTTTGAGGCCCTGATGATCGTGTCCTTGATCCCGCTCACCGGCTGGATGGCGGGCTGGTACATGTGGGGCCTCGCGATCAAGGGTTAG
- the eccB gene encoding type VII secretion protein EccB, which translates to MAQLRSRREQVEAHKFTTTRMNLALLLGSPDSLERPMRRIGVSILASVAIMAVILGIFVIVAMLDKGRDEPQLGSIIIDKESNTVYVYMKPPESVDTEEEGGLLFEVQNYTSALLMVEDTGGQPNVQRLKPESFSHIPRGWQVGIVGAPSSPPTEDQILKNSDWNLCNMPARPDTDTSLLQLGIKDLPEPDTWIDGQDWLVVRSAEERLFLIANGLRHEIVDPETIGGLHINEDNIVEVREHWIDAVEAGPDLEHPDVPSLSKDSGVEVDGAELKFGSVVTSDDNYYALVPDGSGGATFAPIGAVSQALLASEYAFGEASEISRATLTDLGTDGEVEKAGMPQELGEAVKLDGGQPAVCGIFSPGEDVEEQRINIGVFERAPETLREAADNLATDEFNGELPNGAPANLVIEGSKAVLAMETQLPGQTLKSNTFLIDEIGVKYGLVDSEGIAGGTMSRLGYDESMVTEVPDVYLNLINNGADLDPVEARRQINPTLSSDDFNSELNQQDDNDD; encoded by the coding sequence ATGGCACAACTACGCTCGCGGCGCGAACAGGTAGAGGCGCACAAGTTCACCACGACCCGTATGAACCTGGCCCTCCTGCTCGGCAGCCCAGACTCCCTGGAACGCCCCATGCGGCGTATCGGGGTTTCGATCCTGGCCTCGGTCGCCATCATGGCCGTGATCCTCGGTATCTTCGTCATCGTCGCCATGTTGGACAAGGGGCGCGACGAACCGCAGCTTGGCTCGATCATCATCGATAAAGAGTCCAATACCGTCTACGTCTACATGAAACCGCCGGAGAGTGTGGACACCGAGGAAGAGGGCGGCCTCCTGTTCGAGGTGCAGAACTACACCTCGGCCCTGCTGATGGTGGAAGACACCGGGGGACAACCCAATGTGCAACGGCTGAAGCCGGAATCCTTCTCCCACATTCCGCGCGGTTGGCAAGTGGGAATCGTGGGCGCGCCCAGCAGTCCGCCCACTGAGGACCAGATTCTGAAGAACTCCGACTGGAACCTCTGCAACATGCCGGCGCGGCCGGACACCGACACCTCCCTGCTCCAACTGGGGATCAAGGACCTACCCGAACCGGACACCTGGATCGACGGTCAGGATTGGCTCGTCGTCCGCAGCGCGGAGGAGCGGCTTTTCCTCATCGCCAACGGTCTCCGGCATGAAATCGTCGATCCGGAGACGATCGGCGGTCTGCACATCAATGAGGACAACATCGTGGAGGTGCGCGAACACTGGATCGACGCCGTGGAAGCGGGCCCCGACCTGGAACATCCCGACGTTCCTTCGCTGAGTAAGGATTCCGGAGTAGAGGTCGACGGTGCGGAGCTCAAATTCGGCAGTGTGGTGACCTCGGACGACAACTACTATGCACTGGTTCCCGACGGTTCGGGAGGGGCGACCTTCGCTCCCATCGGCGCGGTCAGCCAGGCTCTACTGGCTTCTGAGTACGCCTTCGGGGAAGCGAGCGAGATCAGTCGAGCCACGTTGACCGACCTCGGCACCGACGGTGAAGTGGAAAAGGCCGGCATGCCACAGGAACTCGGCGAAGCCGTCAAACTGGACGGCGGTCAACCCGCGGTCTGCGGTATCTTCAGCCCGGGTGAAGACGTGGAAGAGCAGCGGATCAACATCGGCGTGTTCGAGCGTGCGCCGGAGACCCTACGGGAGGCCGCCGACAATCTGGCCACCGATGAGTTCAATGGCGAGCTTCCCAACGGAGCACCGGCCAACCTGGTCATTGAGGGTAGTAAAGCCGTTTTGGCCATGGAGACTCAGCTTCCCGGACAGACCTTGAAATCCAATACCTTCTTGATCGACGAGATCGGCGTTAAATACGGTCTGGTTGACAGCGAAGGGATCGCGGGCGGAACCATGTCCCGACTCGGTTACGACGAGAGCATGGTAACCGAGGTGCCGGACGTGTATTTGAACCTCATCAACAATGGGGCGGACCTGGACCCGGTGGAAGCACGGCGGCAGATCAATCCGACCCTGTCCAGCGACGACTTCAACTCCGAGCTCAATCAACAGGACGACAACGACGATTAA
- a CDS encoding isochorismatase family protein encodes MSKALIVVDVQNDFCEGGSMGVTGGGAVAEAITDLIRNSPKRWDHIVATRDWHIDPGGHFSPEPDFQDSWPPHCVVGTDGAEFHPSFNSEAAEAIFDKGAYDAAYSGFEGNRGEVSLNDWLRQNDVDTVDIVGIATDYCVKATAADAADNGFDTTVLVDYTAAVAEESKTTALDDLREQGVSIA; translated from the coding sequence ATGAGTAAGGCACTGATTGTCGTAGATGTACAGAACGACTTCTGCGAGGGTGGCTCCATGGGCGTCACCGGCGGGGGTGCCGTCGCGGAGGCCATCACCGACCTGATCCGCAATTCGCCCAAGCGCTGGGACCACATCGTGGCCACGCGCGACTGGCACATCGATCCGGGCGGCCATTTTTCGCCGGAGCCCGACTTCCAGGACTCCTGGCCCCCGCACTGTGTCGTCGGCACCGACGGAGCCGAGTTCCACCCGTCGTTCAACTCCGAGGCGGCCGAAGCGATCTTCGACAAGGGCGCCTACGACGCGGCGTACTCGGGATTCGAAGGCAACCGGGGCGAGGTATCGCTCAACGACTGGCTACGGCAAAACGACGTCGACACCGTCGACATCGTGGGGATCGCGACCGATTACTGTGTGAAGGCCACCGCCGCCGACGCCGCCGACAACGGATTCGACACGACGGTACTGGTCGACTACACGGCCGCCGTCGCCGAGGAATCCAAGACCACCGCCCTGGACGACCTCCGCGAACAAGGCGTCAGCATCGCCTAA
- a CDS encoding type VII secretion protein EccC, with product MTTKIFRRQKRKYGPPMPRGEIILESPPDMPEAQPKNLAQYLMVIPMVAGGLSMMLMMSRRGMRGGGGEGNELMMLAGGLMGVSMMGMMITNIAGGKNNKKAEFDAERRDFMRYLSQVRRRARNGAEKQWRSARWTLPDPKALWSLVGTRRMWERRRTDDDVWMSRVGVGKHRLSMKIVPPETKPVEDLEPMSSIALRRFVSAHSSVHDMPRALNITHAAIHMLRGQRDVVAGNVRAQLCHMAVLHSPDDLLIAVVAAPDRISDWHWLKWLPHNQHPSTEDGAGEVRLMFHSAEELEKSLRDQLQGRGAWSPASVPPDEQPMVVVVVDGGDVTSDDPIGAGTLAGVSVFDFKGELPRKAGPRYKLIEYEEDVTATQNHKHRKLGAPDVLSYGEAEGIARSMSKWRMTVGPAPGLGDQLESAELAQSPLAEGTNFADLLGFDPDDMDPKVHWKDKPLYDFLKIPIGPGADGAPIELDFKEAAQNGMGPHGLLIGATGSGKSEVLRTLVGALVATHSSDELNFILVDFKGGATFASLDVMPHTSAVITNLADEVSLVDRMADAIEGELLRRQEVLRAAGNYTNRTEYEKARKNGADLEPLPALMIVADEFSEMLVAKPEFINVFLQIGRIGRSIGVYMLLASQRLEEGKLKGLDTFLSYRVALRTFSASESRTVIGTGDAYELPQAPGHGYLQIPSEGLVRFRASYVGGDYKRTYKRHTSKEERAAAVQHRVQRFLPGHVELPPEPEQEKKPEDDGDEVVKIMGEDGQPLSELEVLVNHVRGQGKPAHAVWLPPFDKPPTIDELLPPLEATPERGLSVPNFPLNNKLTAIVGEEDRPREQKRVPFTVDLSGAGGSLALVGGAQSGKSTMLRSMVSSLCLTHTPREVQFYCLDFGGGTLRGLADLPHVAGVFGRRDEEGIRRTFQEVEMILNEREEYFTNNNIDGIGTFRRGKAEGKFTDDPRGDIFLVIDNWLTVREDFDNFVDTVRTIGNRGLSMGIHVLVTASRWGDIRMNMRDMFGTKLELKLSDNMESEVDRKLQLNVPKNRPGRGLTLNKLHSMAAAPRIDGIRDADDLSPGVEDMVKQVKQAWQAEPAPPLRLLPREMPPQELLQVAENSAKPGIPIGINEAGLKPVHWDPSQDPHLLIFGEAECGKTNLLRHIGRYIQDNYDPKKAKILNIDLRRDMIEQITKPTLLDYVMSTDKMKKAVEGIAPLIESRLPGDDVTPQQLRDKSWWKGPELFVIVDDYETTGSGRTNPLAKFSDFIGQGTDIGFHFIIARRMAGAARSGSDPVLGKIKDAECPVYVMSGRKEEGNIVNKLRPKPQPPGRGTLVTRKDGEQLVQTPMMPSLK from the coding sequence GTGACGACCAAGATTTTCCGGCGCCAGAAACGAAAGTACGGCCCGCCCATGCCCCGTGGGGAGATTATTCTCGAATCCCCGCCGGACATGCCGGAGGCCCAACCGAAGAACCTGGCCCAGTACCTGATGGTCATCCCGATGGTAGCGGGAGGCCTGTCGATGATGCTGATGATGTCGCGACGCGGTATGCGCGGTGGCGGCGGTGAAGGCAATGAGCTCATGATGCTGGCCGGTGGTCTCATGGGTGTCTCGATGATGGGCATGATGATCACCAACATCGCCGGTGGCAAGAACAACAAGAAGGCCGAGTTCGACGCCGAACGTCGCGATTTCATGCGCTACCTCAGCCAAGTGCGCCGCCGGGCGCGTAACGGTGCTGAGAAGCAGTGGCGTTCGGCTCGTTGGACCCTGCCCGACCCGAAGGCGCTGTGGTCCTTGGTGGGAACGCGCCGCATGTGGGAGCGCCGTCGTACCGACGACGACGTCTGGATGTCGCGAGTCGGGGTCGGGAAGCACCGCTTGTCGATGAAGATCGTTCCGCCGGAAACGAAACCGGTCGAGGACCTCGAACCGATGTCGTCGATCGCTTTGCGACGCTTTGTGTCCGCTCACTCCAGTGTTCACGACATGCCTCGAGCGCTCAACATCACACACGCGGCCATTCACATGCTTCGTGGCCAGCGCGACGTGGTGGCCGGCAACGTCCGGGCACAACTGTGCCATATGGCGGTTCTGCATTCACCGGACGATCTGTTGATCGCCGTCGTTGCCGCACCCGACCGAATCAGCGACTGGCACTGGCTGAAATGGTTGCCGCACAACCAACATCCGTCGACCGAAGACGGGGCCGGCGAGGTACGACTCATGTTCCATTCCGCCGAGGAACTGGAAAAGTCGCTCCGTGACCAATTGCAGGGCCGAGGAGCCTGGAGCCCTGCCTCCGTGCCTCCCGACGAGCAGCCGATGGTCGTGGTGGTCGTCGACGGCGGGGACGTCACCAGTGACGATCCGATCGGCGCGGGCACCCTCGCGGGCGTCTCCGTCTTCGACTTCAAGGGGGAGCTCCCCCGCAAGGCCGGACCACGCTACAAGCTGATCGAATACGAAGAGGACGTAACGGCCACCCAGAATCACAAGCACCGCAAGCTCGGAGCGCCGGACGTACTGTCCTATGGCGAAGCCGAGGGTATTGCCCGTTCCATGTCGAAGTGGCGCATGACCGTCGGTCCGGCACCCGGTTTGGGCGATCAGTTGGAGAGTGCGGAACTGGCGCAGTCTCCCTTGGCGGAGGGCACGAACTTCGCCGACCTCCTCGGCTTCGACCCCGATGACATGGACCCGAAGGTGCATTGGAAGGACAAGCCGCTCTACGATTTCCTGAAGATTCCCATCGGCCCGGGCGCCGACGGGGCTCCGATCGAACTCGACTTCAAGGAAGCCGCACAGAACGGTATGGGTCCCCACGGACTTCTGATCGGTGCGACCGGTTCGGGTAAGTCCGAGGTGCTGCGCACCCTGGTCGGTGCGCTGGTGGCGACCCACTCCTCAGATGAGCTCAACTTCATTCTGGTGGACTTCAAGGGTGGTGCGACCTTCGCGTCCCTGGACGTCATGCCGCACACCTCCGCCGTCATCACCAACCTGGCCGACGAAGTCTCCCTGGTCGACCGTATGGCCGACGCCATCGAGGGTGAGCTGCTGCGCCGCCAGGAAGTACTGCGCGCGGCCGGTAACTACACCAACCGCACCGAGTACGAAAAGGCGCGTAAAAACGGAGCCGACCTGGAGCCCTTGCCGGCCTTGATGATCGTGGCCGACGAGTTCTCCGAAATGTTGGTGGCCAAACCCGAGTTCATCAACGTGTTCCTGCAGATCGGACGTATCGGGCGTTCCATCGGGGTCTACATGCTCCTCGCCTCGCAGCGTCTGGAAGAGGGAAAGCTCAAGGGTCTCGACACCTTCCTGTCCTATCGCGTCGCGCTGCGTACCTTCTCCGCCTCCGAATCCCGCACGGTCATCGGTACCGGGGACGCCTACGAACTACCGCAGGCACCCGGTCACGGTTACCTACAGATTCCCAGTGAGGGACTGGTCCGCTTCCGCGCCTCCTACGTCGGTGGCGACTACAAGCGAACCTACAAGCGCCACACGTCCAAAGAAGAGCGTGCCGCGGCCGTACAGCACCGCGTCCAGCGCTTCCTGCCCGGACACGTGGAACTTCCGCCCGAACCGGAGCAGGAGAAGAAGCCGGAGGACGACGGCGACGAGGTCGTCAAGATCATGGGCGAGGACGGGCAGCCGTTGTCCGAACTCGAAGTTCTGGTCAATCACGTTCGCGGCCAGGGCAAACCCGCGCACGCGGTATGGCTGCCTCCGTTCGACAAGCCGCCCACAATCGACGAGCTGCTCCCGCCGCTGGAAGCCACTCCCGAGCGTGGCCTGTCGGTGCCGAACTTCCCGCTGAACAACAAGCTGACCGCCATCGTGGGTGAGGAAGACCGTCCACGCGAACAGAAGCGTGTGCCGTTCACCGTGGATCTCTCGGGTGCCGGTGGTTCGCTCGCCCTGGTCGGTGGGGCGCAGTCCGGTAAGTCGACCATGCTGCGCAGCATGGTCTCCTCGCTGTGTCTGACGCACACTCCACGCGAAGTTCAGTTCTACTGCCTGGACTTCGGTGGCGGTACGCTCCGCGGCCTCGCCGACCTCCCGCACGTGGCCGGAGTCTTCGGCCGCCGCGACGAGGAAGGCATCCGGCGTACCTTCCAGGAAGTGGAGATGATCCTCAACGAGCGTGAGGAATACTTCACCAACAACAACATCGACGGTATCGGTACCTTCCGGCGTGGAAAAGCCGAAGGTAAGTTCACCGACGACCCACGCGGCGACATCTTCCTGGTCATCGACAACTGGTTGACCGTCCGCGAGGACTTCGACAACTTCGTCGACACCGTCCGCACCATCGGTAACCGTGGTCTCTCCATGGGAATCCACGTGCTGGTCACCGCCAGCCGTTGGGGCGACATTCGTATGAACATGCGCGACATGTTCGGCACCAAGTTGGAGCTCAAGCTCTCCGACAACATGGAGTCCGAAGTCGACCGCAAACTGCAGCTGAACGTGCCGAAGAACCGCCCGGGACGCGGTCTGACGTTGAACAAGCTGCATTCCATGGCCGCCGCGCCGCGCATCGACGGCATCCGCGACGCCGACGACCTGTCGCCCGGTGTGGAGGACATGGTCAAGCAGGTCAAACAGGCCTGGCAGGCCGAGCCTGCCCCGCCGTTGCGTCTGCTGCCACGCGAAATGCCGCCGCAAGAGCTGCTGCAGGTCGCCGAGAACAGCGCCAAGCCGGGTATTCCCATCGGCATCAACGAAGCAGGGCTCAAGCCGGTGCATTGGGACCCCAGTCAGGACCCGCACCTGCTCATCTTCGGCGAGGCCGAATGTGGGAAGACCAACCTGCTACGCCACATCGGTCGCTACATTCAGGACAACTACGACCCGAAGAAGGCCAAGATCCTGAACATCGACCTGCGGCGCGACATGATCGAACAGATCACCAAGCCGACCTTGTTGGATTACGTCATGAGCACCGACAAGATGAAGAAGGCCGTGGAGGGCATCGCGCCCCTCATCGAGAGCCGACTGCCCGGCGACGACGTCACCCCGCAGCAGCTGCGTGACAAGTCCTGGTGGAAGGGCCCCGAACTGTTCGTCATCGTCGACGACTACGAAACGACCGGTTCCGGACGCACCAACCCCTTGGCCAAGTTCTCGGACTTCATCGGGCAGGGCACCGACATCGGTTTCCACTTCATCATCGCCCGTCGCATGGCCGGTGCCGCGCGCTCCGGTTCCGACCCGGTGCTCGGAAAGATCAAGGACGCCGAGTGTCCCGTCTACGTGATGAGTGGTCGTAAGGAAGAAGGAAACATCGTCAACAAGCTCCGCCCGAAGCCGCAGCCTCCGGGCCGAGGCACCCTCGTCACCCGTAAGGACGGCGAACAGCTGGTGCAGACGCCGATGATGCCGTCGCTCAAGTAA